From one Anopheles cruzii chromosome 3, idAnoCruzAS_RS32_06, whole genome shotgun sequence genomic stretch:
- the LOC128271969 gene encoding battenin: MGDTGESASPSVVPLTDGDTEDAPPKDKGLWRDLVAYWILGLCNNYGYVVMLTAAHDILKDLEEGDDHAKSALNAFSVHNTTTARSDDVTYGYEARPCNKLSTGAILLADILPALAVKSIASFFPLAKHIRIFLCVVAAAAGFLLTAFATVQWVLFLGVISTSFSSGLGEATFLAYATYFNKNVISTWSSGTGGAGIAGSLSYTGLTELGLTPKTTILIMLVVPALEAVAFWVLLRHKDTSKPALPEEAQGKEIDYSTLPEEERPLENWNQRLRYIPSLFIYMIPLILVYLLEYFINQGLFELLYFPGIWLSQSGQYRWYQVIYQIGVFISRSSVNLIQFRHVWIMAVLQFVNVVYFTFEAVYFFTPSIWIIFVLILWEGLLGGGGYVNTFYRLQTEVPAARREYAMMVTSISDSVGIALAGVAAIPSHNAICDLPVPDRLL, translated from the exons ATGGGTGACACGGGCGAGAGTGCCTCACCTTCGGTGGTTCCACTGACCGACGGCGATACCGAAGATGCACCACCGAAAGACAAAGGCCTGTGGCGTGATCTGGTTGCCTACTGGATATTGGGTTTGTGCAACAATTACGGCTACGTCGTGATGCTGACGGCCGCGCACGACATTCTGAAGGACCTGGAGGAGGGTGACGATCACGCCAAAAGTGCACTG AATGCATTCAGTGTacacaacacgacgacggcccgcTCGGACGACGTCACGTACGGATATGAAGCGCGGCCCTGCAACAAGCTATCGACCGGCGCCATCCTGCTGGCGGACATCCTGCCAGCGTTGGCTGTCAAATCAATTGCATCGTTCTTCCCGCTGGCCAAGCA TATACGGATCTTCCTGTGTGTTGTTGCCGCGGCGGCCGGGTTCCTGCTAACGGCATTTGCCACCGTCCAGTGGGTCCTGTTTCTGGGCGTGATATCGACATCGTTCTCCTCCGGGCTCGGCGAAGCCACATTCCTGGCGTATGCAACGTACTTCAACAA GAACGTCATTTCAACGTGGTCCTCCGGTACGGGTGGCGCGGGAATTGCCGGATCACTCTCGTACACCGGGCTCACCGAGCTCGGTCTGACGCCAAAGACTACCATTCTCATTATGCTGGTCGTGCCGGCCCTCGAAGCGGTGGCCTTTtgggtgctgctgcgccaCAAAGACACAAGCAAACCGGCCCTACCGGAGGAAGCGCAGGGCAAGGAAATTGACTACAGCACGCTGCCAGAGGAGGAACGTCCGCTGGAGAACTGGAACCAGCGATTGCGATACATTCCATCGCTGTTCATCTACATGATCCCGCTGATTTTGGTGTACCTTCTGGAGTACTTTATCAATCAGGGCTTG TTCGAGCTGCTCTACTTCCCCGGCATCTGGCTGTCGCAATCGGGACAGTACCGTTGGTATCAGGTGATCTACCAGATCGGTGTGTTCATATCGCGATCGTCGGTCAACCTCATCCAGTTCCGGCACGTGTGGATCATGGCTGTGCTGCAGTTCGTCAACGTAGTTTACTTCACCTTTGAGGCGGTTTACTTCTTCACACCGTCGATCTGGATCATCTTCGTGCTGATTCTCTGGGAGGGActgctcggcggtggcggctacGTGAACACCTTCTATCGCCTGCAGACGGAGGTGCCCGCTGCGCGCCGCGAGTACGCCATGATGGTGACGTCCATCTCGGACTCGGTCGGTATTGCGCTGGCCGGTGTTGCTGCCATACCGTCACACAACGCAATCTGTGATCTGCCGGTGCCCGATCGGTTACTGTAG